The genome window CGATCTCCTTGAGAAGTTTTACATGACGCTCCGTGGTGCGAAGAACAGAAGAAAGCGAAGTCGAAAGAGGAATCTTTTTCATATTCCTATTCTTCCAGAATTTTTGGATTTTGCAATTTACTTCGCTGTTCTATTCTGTCGTCAAACCTCGTCGACACTTTCGTATACGAAGAATTCTCTCTCAAAACACGGCTTTTTTGGATTTTTCAAAAAGCATTTTTGATTGATTCTTCTCGGCTATTTTGATAGAGTTAAATCAGACGAGTGCCAATGACTATAGTCTTTGGACAATCGCTGTCACAAAAAGAGCTCCTTTGAAAGAGGAGTTTTTTTGTAGACTTGTATTGGTGGAGTTAGGGGCTATAGTTTAATTGGCAGAACACTCGTTTTGACAGCGATTGATACGGGTTCGAGTCCCGTTAGCTCCACCATTATCTTTATAATTTTTTAAACATGAAAAAATCCGTCAAAATCAAAAAGCTTCAAAAATATAAAAGTGGAATGGATTTCTCCGATGCCATGAAAGCAGAAAACATTTACACTGATGATTTTTTGGAAAGCATGAAAGAAGCTGAAAATGATGTGAAAAGTGGAAATGTGAAAGAATATACGAAAGAAGAATTTTTGGATTCGCTCTCATGAAAATTCCTCAAAGCTCGTCGAAGTCTTTTTGACTTCGACGCTCAAGCTCAAGTCTAAAAGACTTGAGCGAGCGTGGGGAGGCAAATTAATTTGTAGAATCGGAAAAAACACTGAATACTTCTTCAGCGGTGGTTATAGTTTCAGGATTTTCACTTTCCCATTTGGCGGTGAGATCAATTCTTACAAAATCGAGTCCACTCTTTTTCCGTAAATCTTCAATGTGACGTTTTACATATTCTGAAAACCATTCTTGGTTTGTGTCATTACTAATGACTTCCGGTAAAGTAACCTTTGAATTAGTTCCATCGAAAACTGTCTTGAATGATGGATCCGTATATTCTCCGTTGAGAACAACTTCTACGACGCGCATACTGTTCATAAAAATAAGAAAAATGGGTCTATATTATATTATATATGTCAATTCTTTTGTGGATTCGTTGTCAAAAATTATGAGAAAATCATGAGGAAATGAAAACTTCACTCCTTCTCTTCGGCTCCAATGGAATGCTCGGAAAAGAGTTTTTTGAGGCATATAAAAAAGATTTTGAGATTATTCCCGTTTCCCTCGATGATCTCGACCTCAGGGAAACAGAAAAGATTCTTCCCAAAATTCTCAAAATCTCTCCAAATGCAATTTTGAACTCTGCCGCGTGGACAGACGTAGAAAAAGCGGAGAATCCAGAAGTTCGGGAAGATGTGTTTCGTTTGAATCGCGATGCGCCGAGAGAAATGGCAAAAGCATGCGGAAAATTGAATATTCCATTTTTTCATGTTTCGACGGACTTTGTCTTTGCCGGTGGCAAAGAAATTACGAATTACAAATTACGAATTACGAATTTTAGTGAAAATTCAGAAAAAAATCCCCTGAATATTTATGGACAATCAAAAAGCGAAGGCGAAAATGCGGCGATGCGAGAATGGGAAAAAACATACATCGTGCGGACAGCGTGGCTGTATGGAAAATTTGGAAGAAATTTTGTGGAGAAAATAATTCAGAGAAGCGGTCAGCAGTCAGCGGTCAGCAGTCAGATTCCGGTCGTGAATGATCAATTTGGAAATCCGACGTGGACGAAATATGTCGCGAAAACTTTGGAAATGTTGATTCGCGATAACGGCGAAAAATACACTCCGGGAATTTATCACGCCGTTTCAGAAGTGGGCGAAACTCCGCCGTCATGGTATGATTTTGCGGTGAAAATATTTGAGTATTCGAACATGGACGTGCATGTGAAAGCCATTTCATCGGCTGAATTTCCATCAAAAGTAAAAAGACCGGTCTCATCGGTTTTGAAAAATACGAAATTGTCAAAGCTACCAACATGGGAAGAGATGATTTCAGAATATCTTTCACAAAAAAAGAATTCTTAAAAATGTTTTTGGGAATCCATATCTTAGTTTTTATACCTGGTA of Candidatus Peregrinibacteria bacterium contains these proteins:
- the rfbD gene encoding dTDP-4-dehydrorhamnose reductase; protein product: MKTSLLLFGSNGMLGKEFFEAYKKDFEIIPVSLDDLDLRETEKILPKILKISPNAILNSAAWTDVEKAENPEVREDVFRLNRDAPREMAKACGKLNIPFFHVSTDFVFAGGKEITNYKLRITNFSENSEKNPLNIYGQSKSEGENAAMREWEKTYIVRTAWLYGKFGRNFVEKIIQRSGQQSAVSSQIPVVNDQFGNPTWTKYVAKTLEMLIRDNGEKYTPGIYHAVSEVGETPPSWYDFAVKIFEYSNMDVHVKAISSAEFPSKVKRPVSSVLKNTKLSKLPTWEEMISEYLSQKKNS